The sequence TGAAGGAGATGGGAATCAATCACTGCTGTGGAGCGCACCTGACGCTGCGCGAGGCCGCCGCCTCGGCGGGCGTCCCGCTCGAGGCGCTGCTGGACGCGCTCAACCGCCCGGCAGCCGTGAAGGCGTAGGCGCCGTGGCCGACCGCCCGCAGGCGCTCCGCCGGGTAACCGCGGCGAACCTGGTC is a genomic window of Candidatus Methylomirabilota bacterium containing:
- a CDS encoding DUF542 domain-containing protein, whose product is MAHECSCHAHSPATAHAAGAPITADLTVGDVAPHDAGALDIMKEMGINHCCGAHLTLREAAASAGVPLEALLDALNRPAAVKA